One region of Oryza glaberrima chromosome 7, OglaRS2, whole genome shotgun sequence genomic DNA includes:
- the LOC127779732 gene encoding CDPK-related kinase 5-like, with translation MGGCHAKPLTHEEADGACSPPRERPQPPATPPRGSGAATPAWKTKPWASPFFGFSTPSPSPAHHLFSASSPRRSPAPSAPTTPARRLLRLPFPPPSPAKHIRQALARRHGPPRPSIPEEGGDVEGEGGRGLDKGFGFNKGFAAKYDMGDEVGRGHFGYTCAAKIKKGARKGDAVAVKVIPKAKMTTSIAIEDVRREVKILKALAGHKNLVQFYDAYEDNDNVYIVMELCEGGELLDRILSRGGKYSEDDAKAVLVQILNVVSFCHIQGVVHRDLKPENFLFTSKDENSQLKAIDFGLSDFVKPDERLNDIVGSAYYVAPEVLHRCYSTEADVWSIGVIAYILLCGSRPFWARTESGIFRSVLKADPSYNEAPWPSLTPEAMDFVKRLLCKDPRRRMTAAQALSHPWIRNYNDIKLPLDILIFRLIKAYIRSSSLRKAALRALSKTLTVDELFYLKGQFSLLEPDRNGCITLDNIRMALTREATDAMKESRVQEILVSLSALQYRRMDFQEFCAAAVSVHQLEALDRWEQHARSAYDFFEKDGNRAIVIDELASELGLSPSVPLHVVLQDWIRHTDGKLSFLGFVKLLHGMSSRSLSKMR, from the exons ATGGGGGGATGCCACGCGAAGCCGCTGACGCAcgaggaggccgacggcgcCTGCTCGCCCCCGCGCGagcggccgcagccgccggccacgccgccgcgggggTCCGGCGCGGCCACCCCCGCGTGGAAGACGAAGCCGTGGGCGTCGCCCTTCTTCGGGTTCTCCACGCCCAGCCCGAGCCCCGCGCACCACCTcttctcggcctcctccccgcggaGGTCCCCCGCCCCGTCCGCGCCCACCACGCCCGCGAggcggctgctgcggctgccgttcccgccgccgtcgcccgccaaGCACATCCGGCAGGCGCTCGCGCGGCGCCACGGGCCCCCGCGGCCGTCGATCCccgaggagggcggcgacgtggaaGGGGAGGGCGGCCGCGGGCTCGACAAGGGGTTCGGGTTCAACAAGGGGTTCGCGGCGAAGTACGACATGGGGGACGAGGTGGGGAGAGGCCACTTCGGCTACACCTGCGCCGCGAAGATCAAGAAGGGGGCGCGCAAGGGGGACGCGGTCGCCGTCAAGGTCATCCCCAAGGCCAAG ATGACAACATCCATTGCTATAGAGGATGTCCGAAGGGAGGTGAAAATATTGAAAGCTTTGGCGGGACACAAGAACTTGGTTCAATTTTATGATGCCTATGAGGACAATGACAATGTGTACATAGTAATGGA GTTGTGTGAAGGAGGAGAGCTTCTGGATAGAATACTTTCCAG AGGTGGGAAGTACTCTGAGGATGATGCAAAAGCGGTTCTGGTGCAAATATTAAATGTCGTTTCATTTTGCCACATTCAAGGAGTGGTTCATCGGGATCTCAAGCCAGAG AATTTTCTATTTACTTCAAAAGATGAGAACTCTCAACTTAAGGCTATTGATTTTGGCTTATCAGATTTTGTAAAACCAG ATGAGAGGCTAAATGATATTGTTGGAAGTGCTTATTATGTTGCTCCTGAAGTTCTGCACAGATGCTATAGCACAGAAGCTGATGTCTGGAGTATAGGTGTAATTGCATATATTCTCCTTTGTGGCAGTCGTCCATTTTGGGCACGCACTGAATCTGGCATATTCCGTTCCGTTCTCAAAGCTGACCCCAGTTATAATGAGGCACCTTGGCCTTCTCTTACTCCGGAAGCAATGGATTTTGTTAAGCGCTTGCTTTGCAAGGATCCACGTAGAAGAATGACTGCAGCACAGGCTTTAA GTCATCCATGGATCAGAAATTACAATGACATTAAGCTGCCACTGGACATCCTTATATTCCGACTTATCAAAGCTTATATTCGTTCCTCATCATTGCGAAAAGCTGCTCTAAGG GCTCTATCGAAGACTTTGACTGTTGATGAGCTTTTCTATCTGAAAGGACAGTTTTCTCTGTTGGAACCAGACAGAAATGGATGCATCACTCTAGATAATATCAGAATG GCCTTAACAAGAGAAGCCACTGATGCTATGAAGGAATCACGAGTTCAGGAGATTCTTGTCTCg TTAAGCGCTCTTCAGTACAGAAGAATGGACTTTCAAGAGTTCTGTGCAGCAGCAGTTAGTGTGCACCAGCTTGAAGCATTAGATAGATGGGAGCAACATGCCCGTTCCGCTTATGATTTCTTTGAGAAGGATGGCAATCGAGCTATCGTAATTGATGAACTAGCTTCT GAACTGGGTCTCAGCCCTTCAGTGCCATTGCATGTTGTTCTGCAAGATTGGATCAGGCACACCGACGGGAAATTGAGTTTCCTTGGATTTGTCAAGTTATTGCATGGCATGTCCAGCAGGTCCTTGTCAAAGATGAGATAG
- the LOC127780306 gene encoding uncharacterized protein LOC127780306: protein MRGIIPVQAKNLHPAEIELIAIAMAGNEADDHTSAAATVLRELSGTRVEVARAREAAVKAWLSAMPLGEELERLRAELAAAKNRLAATAAEMPPLKGVEAEERKAEARVEEAEALRRAAKARRAAAAARLAEARARKREAAEQGRRRDAENERSDNTARRSRSGGTRLAARKLPSWLCAIGRSGGRSQATAMAAHGTNR, encoded by the exons ATGCGTGGCATTATTCCAGTCCAGGCAAAGAATCTCCACCCTGCAGAGATCGAgctcatcgccatcgccatggctgGCAACGAAGCTGATGACCATACGAGCGCAGCGGCCACTGTACTGAGAGAGTTGTCGGGGACTAGGGTGGAGGTGGCGCGCGCccgcgaggcggcggtgaaggcgtGGCTCTCCGCCATGCCGCTCGGCGAGGAGCTCGAGAGGCTCCGCGCCGAGCTGGCCGCGGCCAAGAACCGcctcgccgcgacggcggcggagatgcCGCCGCTCAA GGGCGTGGAGGCCGAGGAGAGGAAGGCCGAGGCGCGCGTCGAGGAGGCCGAGGCTCTGCGCCGCGCGGCGAAGGCGCGCcgtgccgcggccgcggcgaggctgGCCGAGGCGCGCGCCAGGAAGCGGGAGGCCGCCGAGCAggggcgccgccgcgacgccgagAACGAGCGCAGCGACaacacggcgaggaggagccggAGCGGCGGGACTCGCCTCGCCGCGAGGAAGCTACCCAGCTGGCTCTGCGCCATTGGCCGGAGTGGCGGACGTTCCCAAGCAACAGCAATGGCGGCGCATGGCACAAACAGATGA